Proteins encoded together in one Micromonospora auratinigra window:
- a CDS encoding cyclase family protein, with product MTGEREHRAQFDAEVRFANGGGLRTEGFRLDIPGRDISDEELAALFVRHLGLLMVAEVRIAQKTIVEEPHKGGRGTAAAAPGPARRLVELSHVVTDGMVTLPGFPPPRITDWLTREDSRTRYAPGVEFHIGRIDLVANTGTYLDSPAHRWADGVDLSGVPLDRIADLPGLVVRVPAGVRAVDRLLLAPYEVAGRAVLLHTGWDAHFGTDSYAGPDAPYLTGDGADWLVEAGATLVGIDSINIDDMTPAAAGARPAHSALLAAGIPIVEHLTGLGDLPPDGFRFTAAPPRVAGLGTFPVRAFALVD from the coding sequence ATGACGGGGGAACGGGAACACCGCGCACAGTTCGACGCCGAGGTCCGCTTCGCCAATGGCGGCGGGCTGCGCACCGAGGGCTTCCGGCTGGACATTCCGGGCCGGGACATCAGCGACGAGGAGCTGGCCGCGCTCTTCGTCCGCCACCTCGGCCTGCTGATGGTCGCCGAGGTGCGGATCGCGCAGAAGACGATCGTCGAGGAGCCGCACAAGGGCGGCCGGGGCACCGCCGCCGCCGCGCCGGGCCCGGCCCGACGGCTGGTCGAGCTGAGCCACGTCGTCACCGACGGGATGGTGACCCTGCCCGGCTTCCCGCCGCCCCGGATCACCGACTGGCTGACCCGCGAGGACTCCCGGACCCGGTACGCGCCGGGCGTCGAGTTCCACATCGGCCGGATCGACCTGGTCGCCAACACCGGCACCTACCTGGACTCCCCGGCGCACCGCTGGGCCGACGGCGTCGACCTCAGCGGGGTGCCGCTGGACCGCATCGCCGACCTGCCCGGCCTGGTGGTCCGGGTGCCGGCCGGGGTCCGGGCCGTGGACCGGCTGCTGCTCGCCCCGTACGAGGTGGCCGGGCGGGCGGTGCTGCTGCACACCGGCTGGGACGCGCACTTCGGCACCGACTCCTACGCCGGCCCGGACGCGCCCTACCTGACCGGCGACGGCGCGGACTGGCTGGTCGAGGCGGGGGCGACCCTGGTCGGCATCGACTCGATCAACATCGACGACATGACCCCGGCGGCGGCCGGCGCGCGCCCCGCGCACAGCGCCCTGCTCGCCGCCGGCATCCCGATCGTGGAGCACCTGACCGGCCTCGGCGACCTGCCGCCCGACGGGTTCCGGTTCACCGCCGCCCCGCCCCGGGTCGCCGGCCTGGGCACCTTCCCGGTCCGGGCCTTCGCCCTCGTCGACTGA
- a CDS encoding ABC-2 transporter permease, producing the protein MDEEQRDLRDWLPRTAALLVGTLALATAFIAAYVGALHQPTPRDVPVGVVLGDQRAQAVMAAVRGRTDKIKPVEYDNPAAADDGLTAREVYGVLTSGPNDGLALTTASASAPSAAELVTQVLTQAARQANLPVQVRDEVPVESTDPRGLVPFYLAVGYVLGGYLASTALGLKTGTSPGSLPRAGLRVAALAVYSIVLGIVGATVVGPVLDVWHHDIPAVAAVGALTVFTAAMVASAVQAWLGLLGTGIVILLLVVLGNPGSGGIYAPEFLPGWLRGMHRWNVPGLATDLIKSAVYFDRRSIGWALGGLVVWTVVALLALVTATMFRAHRRAVRATRAAPAEPPVDG; encoded by the coding sequence GTGGACGAGGAGCAGCGGGACCTGCGCGACTGGCTGCCCCGCACCGCCGCGCTGCTGGTCGGCACGCTCGCCCTGGCCACCGCCTTCATCGCCGCGTACGTCGGGGCGCTGCACCAGCCCACGCCCCGGGACGTACCGGTCGGGGTGGTTCTCGGCGACCAGCGCGCGCAGGCGGTGATGGCCGCCGTGCGCGGCCGTACCGACAAGATCAAACCGGTCGAGTACGACAACCCGGCGGCCGCCGACGACGGCCTGACCGCCCGCGAGGTGTACGGGGTGCTCACCAGTGGCCCGAACGACGGGCTGGCGCTCACCACCGCCAGCGCCTCCGCGCCGTCCGCCGCCGAACTGGTCACCCAGGTGCTCACCCAGGCCGCCCGGCAGGCCAACCTGCCCGTCCAGGTCCGCGACGAGGTGCCGGTGGAGTCGACCGACCCGCGCGGCCTGGTCCCCTTCTACCTGGCGGTCGGGTACGTGCTCGGCGGCTACCTGGCCTCCACCGCGCTGGGCCTGAAGACCGGCACCTCCCCGGGCAGCCTGCCCCGGGCCGGGCTGCGGGTGGCCGCGCTGGCGGTCTACTCGATCGTGCTGGGGATCGTCGGCGCCACAGTGGTCGGGCCGGTCCTCGACGTCTGGCACCACGACATACCGGCGGTCGCGGCCGTGGGCGCGCTGACGGTCTTCACCGCGGCGATGGTGGCCAGCGCGGTGCAGGCGTGGCTCGGGCTGCTCGGCACCGGCATCGTGATCCTGCTGCTGGTGGTGCTCGGCAATCCCGGCTCCGGCGGCATCTACGCGCCCGAGTTCCTGCCCGGCTGGCTGCGCGGCATGCACCGGTGGAACGTGCCCGGCCTGGCCACCGACCTGATCAAGTCGGCGGTCTACTTCGACCGCCGGTCGATCGGTTGGGCCCTCGGCGGGCTCGTGGTGTGGACCGTCGTCGCCCTTCTCGCGCTGGTCACCGCCACGATGTTCCGGGCCCACCGGCGTGCCGTCCGGGCGACCCGGGCCGCTCCGGCCGAGCCTCCGGTGGACGGGTAG
- a CDS encoding S66 family peptidase, protein MVSPAYPAKPKPGDRVAVVSPSAGLPALFPHVHELGLRRLREEFGLEPVEYPTTRQLGADPRDRARDLTAAFADPTITAVLATVGGDDLIAVTPYLDDEVIRANPKPYYGYSDNTNVLNHLYRLGIVAYHGGSVLVHLGRPGRPHPVTFDSLRAALFTSDWYELTPAAEWGDEPNDWRDPTTLADEPVMFPGEGWRWQGPQRVVRGRTWGGCLEIIHWLLATDRVPSAAELAGSVLFFETSNELPGAQEVFRIVRNLGERGLLAGFPAIVVGRPKAWDFDRQRTLAERLAWGAAQREAIRKALAAYVDDPVVVFDVDLGHTDPQLIVPYGGEIRVDAVAHRIAVRY, encoded by the coding sequence ATGGTGTCCCCCGCGTATCCGGCCAAGCCGAAGCCGGGCGACCGCGTCGCGGTCGTCTCGCCCTCCGCCGGCCTGCCCGCCCTCTTCCCGCACGTGCACGAGCTGGGTCTGCGCCGGCTGCGGGAGGAGTTCGGGCTGGAGCCGGTGGAGTACCCGACCACCCGGCAGCTCGGGGCCGACCCGCGCGACCGGGCCCGGGACCTGACCGCCGCCTTCGCCGACCCGACGATCACCGCGGTGCTGGCCACGGTCGGCGGGGACGACCTGATCGCCGTCACGCCGTACCTGGACGACGAGGTGATCCGGGCCAACCCGAAGCCCTACTACGGCTACTCGGACAACACCAACGTGCTCAACCACCTGTACCGGCTGGGGATCGTGGCGTACCACGGCGGGTCGGTGCTGGTGCACCTCGGCCGTCCGGGCCGGCCGCACCCGGTCACCTTCGACTCGCTGCGCGCCGCCCTCTTCACCTCGGACTGGTACGAGCTGACCCCGGCCGCCGAGTGGGGGGACGAGCCGAACGACTGGCGGGACCCAACGACCCTGGCCGACGAGCCGGTGATGTTCCCCGGCGAGGGATGGCGCTGGCAGGGGCCGCAACGGGTGGTGCGGGGCCGCACCTGGGGCGGCTGCCTGGAGATCATCCACTGGTTGCTGGCGACCGACCGGGTGCCGTCGGCCGCGGAACTGGCCGGCTCGGTGCTCTTCTTCGAGACCTCCAACGAGCTGCCCGGCGCGCAGGAGGTCTTCCGGATCGTGCGCAACCTGGGGGAGCGGGGGCTGCTCGCCGGCTTCCCGGCGATCGTGGTGGGGCGTCCCAAGGCGTGGGACTTCGACCGGCAGCGCACCCTGGCCGAACGGCTGGCCTGGGGCGCGGCGCAGCGGGAGGCGATCCGCAAGGCGCTGGCGGCGTACGTCGACGACCCGGTGGTGGTCTTCGACGTCGACCTGGGCCACACCGACCCGCAGCTGATCGTCCCGTACGGCGGCGAGATCCGGGTGGACGCGGTCGCGCACCGGATCGCGGTGCGCTACTGA
- a CDS encoding helix-turn-helix domain-containing protein, whose product MPERVGGDPRARTTPGRWRVLGISPGMLLYQVRCVVEDPGWHGPVPNLGHRVYLGRSGVSLRRLNGEVNVVDATSVLLSRPGDEMWAAHPLGDGDVYTCLELTPELLAERPDAARWLDRRGWDGSVDERIDLEHRMLVARAAAGLDGFEFTERVHRFLGRLLAASPIGAGEPGAEIERAVGRRPATLVAHRRLADRAREVLAASDFRLGLTEVAAQVGASPHHLSRVFQRVTGQSLTAYRNRLRVRSLLDVLADADGPPLGEVAATYGFADQAHLTRVVREQVGHPPARLRRLLSAGDAEPEAA is encoded by the coding sequence ATGCCGGAACGGGTCGGTGGTGATCCCCGGGCACGAACCACGCCCGGCCGCTGGCGGGTGCTCGGGATCAGCCCCGGCATGCTGCTCTACCAGGTGCGCTGCGTGGTGGAGGATCCCGGCTGGCACGGGCCGGTGCCGAACCTGGGGCACCGGGTCTACCTCGGCCGCTCGGGCGTCTCACTGCGCCGGCTCAACGGCGAGGTCAACGTGGTCGACGCCACCTCGGTCCTGCTCAGCCGTCCCGGCGACGAGATGTGGGCCGCCCACCCGCTGGGCGACGGCGACGTCTACACCTGCCTGGAACTGACTCCCGAACTGCTCGCCGAACGGCCGGACGCCGCCCGGTGGCTGGACCGGCGCGGCTGGGACGGCAGCGTCGACGAGCGGATCGACCTGGAGCACCGGATGCTGGTGGCCCGGGCCGCCGCCGGGCTGGACGGCTTCGAGTTCACCGAGCGGGTGCACCGGTTCCTGGGCCGGCTGCTGGCGGCCAGCCCGATCGGCGCGGGCGAGCCGGGGGCCGAGATCGAACGGGCCGTCGGCCGGCGGCCGGCGACCCTGGTCGCGCACCGGCGGCTGGCCGACCGGGCCCGGGAGGTGCTGGCGGCCTCCGACTTCCGGCTCGGGCTGACCGAGGTCGCCGCCCAGGTGGGCGCCTCGCCGCACCACCTGAGCCGGGTGTTCCAGCGGGTCACCGGGCAGAGCCTGACCGCGTACCGGAACCGGCTGCGGGTGCGCTCCCTGCTGGACGTGCTGGCCGACGCGGACGGGCCGCCGCTGGGCGAGGTGGCCGCCACGTACGGCTTCGCCGACCAGGCGCACCTGACCCGGGTGGTCCGGGAGCAGGTGGGGCACCCGCCGGCCCGGCTGCGCCGGCTGCTGAGCGCCGGCGACGCCGAGCCGGAGGCGGCCTGA